The proteins below are encoded in one region of Elgaria multicarinata webbii isolate HBS135686 ecotype San Diego chromosome 8, rElgMul1.1.pri, whole genome shotgun sequence:
- the CALHM2 gene encoding calcium homeostasis modulator protein 2: protein MAALIAENFRFLSLFFKSKDVMIFNGLVALGTVGSQELFSVVAFHCPCSPARNYIYGLAAIGVPALALFVIGVIWNNHTWNLVAECHKRGTKNFSAAANFLIFSSVMGRAAVAPITWSVISLLRGEAYVCALSEFMDPASISKFPPGYGPETMARFPCNDVPGNMTRFKDEVIRQLKYESQLFGWMLIGAVAVLLFITKCLKHCCSPLSYRQEAYWNQYRSNEARLFQRTAEIHSKVIAANNVKNFFGFVHLDKEEEELVQKFPVANVQPRSQWDAITGVYIYRENMGFPLYSRLHKWAKKLTGNNLGPESQETAFLAT, encoded by the exons ATGGCTGCCCTCATTGCTGAAAACTTCCGTTTCCTCTCACTCTTCTTTAAGAGCAAAGATGTGATGATTTTCAATGGCCTAGTAGCCCTGGGCACTGTTGGAAGCCAAGAACTTTTCTCTGTGGTCGCTTTCCATTGCCCATGCTCTCCAGCCAGGAATTATATCTACGGTCTGGCGGCCATAGGTGTACCAGCCCTGGCCTTGTTCGTCATTGGTGTCATCTGGAACAATCACACTTGGAACCTGGTAGCTGAGTGCCACAAACGGGGGACCAAGAACTTTTCAGCTGCAGCCAACTTCTTGATCTTCAGCTCTGTCATGGGACGGGCAGCAGTAGCTCCTATCACATGGTCGGTGATCTCACTGCTTCGTGGAGAGGCCTATGTCTGTGCCTTGAGTGAATTCATGGATCCTGCCTCCATCAGTAAATTTCCACCTGGCTATGGACCAGAAACAATGGCCAGGTTTCCTTGTAACGATGTGCCGGGCAACATGACAAGATTTAAAGATGAGGTTATAAGACAATTAAAATATGAGTCTCAG CTGTTTGGGTGGATGCTCATTGGAGCAGTTGCAGTTCTTCTGTTCATCACAAAGTGCCTGAAACATTGCTGCTCACCACTCAGCTACCGACAGGAGGCTTACTGGAATCAATATCGCTCCAACGAGGCCAGGCTCTTCCAACGCACTGCTGAGATACACTCCAAGGTCATAGCTGCCAACAATGTTAAAAACTTCTTTGGCTTTGTGCACTtagataaggaggaggaggagttggtaCAGAAGTTCCCTGTGGCGAATGTCCAGCCCAGGTCACAATGGGATGCCATTACTGGAGTCTATATCTATCGGGAGAATATGGGCTTCCCCCTCTACAGCCGTCTCCATAAATGGGCTAAAAAACTGACTGGAAACAACTTAGGTCCTGAAAGCCAGGAAACAGCCTTCCTAGCTACCTAA
- the CALHM1 gene encoding calcium homeostasis modulator protein 1 produces MDKFRMIFQFLQSNQESFMNGICGIMALVSAQIYVAFDFNCPCLPGYNLAYGMGILFVPPLVLFLLGFVMNNNVSMLAEEWKRPTGKRHKDPSVLRYMFCSMAQRAMIAPAVWISVTLLHGECFICAFSTSVPLEKLGNDSYIHLPEEEIRKILARIPCEKIYSGQELIAIEVATRYLRCISQAMGWFFVLMITLLAFLVRSLRPCFTQAAFLKSKYWSHYIDIERKLFAETCTEHAKSFAKVCIQNFFEGMNKDLSIGHVHFPEKPPAEGGEEKEKLLGIMDHGTMNKLLQNWHKCKPPLCLNQEVIQNGSCWAGDVTRPHLPKREYATYYSKV; encoded by the exons ATGGATAAATTCCGAATGATCTTCCAGTTCCTCCAGTCCAACCAGGAGTCATTCATGAATGGCATATGTGGCATCATGGCTCTTGTCAGTGCGCAGATATACGTGGCTTTTGATTTCAACTGTCCATGTCTACCAGGTTATAACCTGGCCTATGGGATGGGTATCCTGTTTGTGCCACCCCTGGTCTTGTTCTTACTGGGCTTTGTGATGAACAACAATGTCTCCATGCTGGCAGAAGAATGGAAAAGGCCTACAGGGAAGCGTCACAAAGACCCGTCTGTCTTGCGTTACATGTTCTGCTCCATGGCACAGCGGGCAATGATAGCCCCCGCTGTTTGGATTTCAGTTACGCTGTTGCATGGAGAGTGCTTCATTTGCGCTTTCAGCACCTCTGTGCCACTAGAGAAATTGGGAAATGACAGCTATATACACCTACCTGAGGAGGAGATAAGGAAGATTCTGGCCCGGATTCCCTGTGAAAAAATTTACAGCGGCCAAGAACTTATTGCCATTGAGGTGGCGACCAGGTACCTGCGCTGTATCTCCCAG GCAATGGGCTGGTTCTTCGTGCTGATGATTACCCTGCTAGCGTTCCTTGTCCGATCCTTACGTCCCTGCTTCACTCAAGCTGCCTTCTTGAAGAGCAAGTATTGGTCCCACTACATCGACATTGAGCGCAAGCTCTTTGCTGAGACTTGTACagagcatgctaagagttttgcCAAGGTTTGTATCCAGAACTTCTTTGAGGGCATGAACAAGgacctgagcattggccatgtgCACTTTCCTGAGAAACCCCCTgcagaaggaggggaagagaaggaaaaattgCTGGGCATCATGGATCATGGGACTATGAACAAGCTTCTGCAGAACTGGCACAAATGTAAGCCTCCTTTGTGCCTCAACCAAGAGGTGATCCAGAATGGGAGCTGTTGGGCAGGAGACGTCACACGTCCCCACCTACCCAAGAGAGAGTATGCCACCTATTACAGCAAAGTCTGA